In Populus trichocarpa isolate Nisqually-1 chromosome 12, P.trichocarpa_v4.1, whole genome shotgun sequence, a genomic segment contains:
- the LOC7493484 gene encoding signal recognition particle 19 kDa protein, with amino-acid sequence MMDGGVPNIKKWVVLYPVYINSKKTIAEGRRISAEKACENPTCVEIGDCCGHLKLPFAIEIDKAYPRDFMQVGRVRVLLKREDGSLCNPAIPSRKQLMFHVAELVPRHPGRTKKQEPASTANVSTSKSGKGGRKKR; translated from the exons ATGATGGATGGTGGAGTGCCGAATATAAAGAAATGGGTGGTGTTATATCCTGTCTACATTAACTCAAAGAAAACAATAGCTGAAGGGAGGCGGATTAGTGCAGAAAAGGCGTGTGAGAACCCTACTTGTGTTGAGATTGGTGATTGTTGTGGCCATCTCAAACTTCCATTTGCAATTGAG ATTGATAAGGCGTATCCACGAGATTTCATGCAAGTAGGGAGAGTGAGAGTATTGCTGAAAAGAGAAGATGGGAGTTTATGTAATCCAGCAATTCCTTCCC GAAAACAGCTTATGTTCCATGTTGCAGAACTGGTACCTAGACATCCTGGGAGGACCAAAAAGCAGGAGCCTGCATCCACGGCAAATGTTTCAACATCCAAGTCTGGGAAGGGtgggagaaagaaaagatag